A section of the Tamandua tetradactyla isolate mTamTet1 chromosome 4, mTamTet1.pri, whole genome shotgun sequence genome encodes:
- the SLC26A9 gene encoding solute carrier family 26 member 9 isoform X2 — MSQPRPRYVVDRAAYSLTLFDDEFDKKDRTYPVGEKLRNAFRCSSAKVKTVVFGLLPILSWLPKYKIKDYIIPDLLGGLSGGSIQVPQGMAFALLANLPAVNGLYSSFFPLLPYFFLGSVHQMVPGTFAVISILVGNICLQLAPESKFRVFNNATNESFVDTAAMEVERLHVSATLACLTAVIQMGLGFVQFGFVAIYLSESFIRGFMTAAGLQILVSVLKYIFGLTVPPYAGPGAIVFTFIDICKNLPRTNIASLVFALISGVFLVLVKELNARYMHRIRFPIPTEMIVVVVATAVSGSCKMPQRYHMQIVGEIQHGFPTAVLPVVSQWKDMIGTAFSLAIVGYVINLAMGRTLASKHGYDVDPNQEMIALGCSNFFGSFFKIHVICCALSVTLAVDGAGGKSQVSSLCVSLVVMITMLALGSYLYPLPKSVLGALIAVNLKNSLKQLTDPYYLWKKSKLDCCVWVVSFLSSFFLSLPYGVAVGVAFSMLVVIFQTQFRNGHALAQIMDTDIYVNPKTYNRVQEIHGIKIVTYCSPLYFANSEIFRRKVITKTGVDPQKVLLAKQKYLKKHDMGIKMPTQRRKSLFMKTKTISLQELQQDFESTSPTDPNNNQTPANGASVSYITFSPDTSSATHCEPPASAESTGEPSNTLASVPPFVTFHTLILDMSGVSFVDLMGIKALAKLSSTYEKIGVRVFLVNIHAQVYNDISHGGVFEDGGLERSHVFLSVHDAVLFAQANAREVDAGRDFQGVRHWKTR; from the exons ATGAGCCAGCCCAGGCCCCGCTACGTGGTAGACAGAGCCGCATACTCTCTCACCCTCTTCGATGATGAGTTTGACAAGAAGGACCGGACGTACCCAGTAGGAGAGAAACTTCGCAATGCCTTCAG ATGTTCCTCGGCCAAGGTCAAAACCGTGGTGTTCGGacttctccccattctctcctggctccccAAGTACAAGATCAAAGACTACATCATCCCCGACCTGCTCGGTGGACTCAGTGGTGGATCCATCCAGGTCCCACAAG GCATGGCGTTCGCTCTGCTGGCCAACCTTCCCGCCGTCAATGGCCTCTACTCCTCCTTCTTCCCCCTCCTGCCCTACTTCTTCCTGGGGAGTGTGCACCAGATGGTGCCAG GTACCTTTGCAGTTATCAGCATCCTGGTGGGTAACATCTGTCTGCAGCTGGCTCCAGAGTCAAAATTCCGGGTCTTCAATAATGCCACCAACGAGAGTTTCGTGGACACGGCGGCCATGGAGGTGGAGAGGCTGCACGTGTCGGCTACGCTAGCCTGCCTGACTGCTGTCATCCAG ATGGGCCTGGGCTTCGTGCAGTTTGGCTTCGTGGCCATCTACCTCTCTGAGTCCTTCATCCGGGGTTTCATGACGGCTGCCGGCCTGCAGATCCTCGTCTCGGTGCTTAAGTACATCTTTGGGCTGACTGTCCCCCCCTACGCGGGCCCGGGGGCCATCGTCTTT ACCTTCATTGACATTTGCAAAAACCTCCCCCGCACCAACATCGCCTCGCTGGTCTTCGCCCTCATCAGTGGGGTCTTCCTGGTGCTGGTGAAGGAGCTCAACGCTCGCTACATGCACAGGATCCGCTTCCCCATCCCCACGGAGATGATTGTG GTGGTGGTGGCGACAGCTGTCTCGGGGAGCTGTAAGATGCCCCAAAGGTACCACATGCAGATCGTGGGGGAAATCCAACATGG GTTCCCCACTGCGGTGTTGCCTGTGGTTTCACAGTGGAAGGACATGATTGGCACAGCCTTCTCTCTGGCCATCGTGGGCTACGTCATCAACCTGGCCATGGGCCGGACCCTGGCCAGCAAACATGGCTATGATGTGGATCCTAACCAG GAGATGATCGCTCTGGGCTGCAGCAACTTCTTTGGCTCCTTCTTTAAAATCCATGTCATTTGTTGTGCTCTCTCGGTCACTCTGGCTGTAGATGGAGCTGGAGGAAAATCCCAG GTGTCGAGCCTGTGTGTGTCTCTGGTGGTGATGATCACCATGCTGGCCCTGGGGTCCTATCTGTACCCGCTCCCAAAG TCTGTGCTAGGAGCCCTGATAGCTGTCAACCTCAAGAACTCCCTCAAGCAGCTCACTGACCCCTACTACCTGTGGAAGAAGAGCAAACTGGACTGT TGTGTCTGGGTGGTGAGcttcctctcctccttcttcctgAGCCTGCCATATGGCGTGGCTGTGGGTGTTGCCTTCTCCATGCTGGTTGTGATCTTCCAGACCCAGTT TCGAAATGGCCATGCTCTGGCCCAGATCATGGACACTGACATTTATGTGAATCCCAAAACCTACAATAGG GTCCAGGAAATCCATGGGATCAAGATCGTCACTTATTGCTCCCCTCTCTACTTTGCTAATTCAGAGATCTTCAGGAGAAAGGTCATCACCAAG ACAGGTGTAGACCCCCAGAAAGTATTGCTGGCCAAGCAAAAATACCTTAAGAAGCATGATATGGGAATAAAGATGCCCACACAACGGAGGAAGTCTCTATTCATGAAGACCAAG ACCATCTCCCTGCAGGAGCTCCAGCAGGACTTTGAGAGCACCTCACCCACTGACCCCAACAACAACCAGACACCTGCCAACGGCGCCAGCGTGTCCTACATCACCTTCAGCCCTGACACCTCCTCAGCCACCCATTGTGAGCCACCTGCCTCTGCTGAGTCCACAGGTGAACCCAGCAACACCCTGGCCAGCGTCCCACCCTTCGTCACCTTCCACACCCTCATCCTCGACATGAGTGGGGTCAGCTTTGTGGACCTGATGGGCATCAAGGCCCTGGCCAAG